The genomic region GCAAACGTACCATTCTGTAACGCCGGTCCGAGTATGTGCTTGGGGAGAATGTCGAACCCCAAGGCGTTGATCAGCGGGGCAAACGGTCGGGGGAGAATCAAGCGGATGGTGAAATCGTCCGCGATCTCCGTTTTGACGCGCTGCCCGTCGATCAGGAGCGTGTGCTTCGAGCTGTTCGGCACGCGATCGTCGAAGATCGCGTCGAAGGTGAAGGCGACGTCGGCGGCGGTGAGGGCAACACCGTCGTGCCAGCGGACATCGTGACGCAGGTGAAACGTGTAGACCGTTCCGTCGGCGCTGATCTCCCATTTCTCTGCCAGCCGCGGCTCCATCTCGATCGTCACGGGGTTGAGGCGTGCCAAGCCTTCGAACAGATCGCCCACCGCCGCTGCTGACGCACCGTCAACAACGAGCAGCGGATTGAACGTCTTCGGATCACTGATGGTGGCGCTCACCAGGCGCTGCGCGAGGCTCGATGAGGCCGGTGTCCTTGCGCTGGGCTCTGAACTTTGCCGGCACGCAACGACGAGCGATGCCAGCACGGCTGCGAGAATGAGGTGTCGCATCAGTCGGCCACCGCATCGAGAGTCACGACCCTGCTCCCCGGTGGCGTCTGTAGAGCAAACACGGACCGATCCAGGGCGGGATTGAGGTCAACGTCTTCCAGCTTCATCTCCAGCGAACGATGCCACATCGGCAGTTCAAGTCCAATCCGAGTCGCAACCGGGAAGCCGTTCTGCTCCTCGTACTCGCCGAAAGTGGCGTGCCATTCCGGTTGTCCGTCCGCACCCCGTTCCTCGGCCGCCAGGGGCAATTCCGACTCTGAAAACCACACCACCAGCGCGCCGGGGGCGAGATCCTGCCACAGGCAGATGGCCCCCGCCTGCGCATCGAACGACACCTGCGCTTGCTGCCGCTGCCGTAGTGGCGGCGTGCCGAGGACGATATCGACCAACTCGTTCACCGGCAAGGACAGACGCACGTACCGCCACAAGTTTTCCGGCGACGTCCGTCCCCGGTAGACGGTATTCTCTTGCCGGTCATACGCGGTGAGCGCGCCGCCATCGGCGGTCAGAACGAACACCGCACCGAACAGCGACATCACCTCCACACGCAAGCGGTCTGGACGGGCAACCACGATGGCTTCACGAGAGCTATTCGACTCCTCGGGATCACGATAGTGGAGGTGGGCCAGGGCCCGCAAACTGCGTACGGCCTCACGACGAGCCGTCAGTGATGCGTCCAACTGGGCGGCAGAAGGCAGAGCGCCGGGCGGTGGAGGCGCAGTCCGGCGACGGACCGCCGCGCAGCCGCTACACGCGATGGCCAGTGCCAGTGCCAGCACTGCGGCTCTCGCGGGCGACGTGTACGGGGGGATCCGACCGGGCGCGAGAGCCACCACCCGATTCCCGGCTTCGCTGCAGCCCTTCATCGGAACGTCAGGATTCCTTACCGACTTCCGAGTGACCGCCCTCCAGCACCTGGATTTTCCCCTTGATGCGCTCGACCTGCTCGCGTTCCTTGGAATGGCTCAACGCATCCTGGTACAAGCGCAAGGCCTCCTCCGGTTTTCCGGTCTGGCAATAGGCGTCGGCCAAGTGTTCGGCGATGGTGGAATCTTCGCCGGTCAATTCGATCGCGTGTTCGAGTTGCTCAACGGCCTTGTCGTACTCGCCACGCTGGTAGTACACCCACCCCAGGCTATCGATGTAAAAGCCATCGGTCGGATCGAGGGCAATGGCGCGACGGATGAGGCTTTCAGCCTCGTCGAGCTGTACCCCCGTCTCGGCAAACGTGTAGCCCAGGTAGTTCAACGCTGGGGCGTTGTTCGGATTCAGCTCGACCGCTTTCCGCATCTCGGCAATTCCAGCCTCCTTGCTCTTGGCTTCGTCGTACAGTGCGCCGAGGGTGAAGTGATACTTGTCGTTGTTCGGCTCGCGCTCCACCATCGCTTGAATCAACCGGATGGCTGCCGGCAGATCGCCCTTCTCGCGATACAGCGAAGCTAGCAACCCGACCAGTTCGGCATTGTCGGCCTTGGCATCGAGCGCCTTCTTCACCTGGGCGATGGCATCGTCAATCCGCCCCTCCTTCTGTCGGATATACGCGATGCGGACGGCGGCATCGGCATAGTACTCTGAGTCTGACGGAATGCGCTCGAATTCGGCGGCGGCACGCTGCTCATCCTTCATTTCGGTGTACACCGACGCCAGGTAATAGCGCACGCGATGATTATCCGGTTCCACCGCCAGGACCAGCGTAAACTCCGTCGCCGCTTTGTCGTAGTCACCTTTCTCAAAGTAGATGAGCCCGATCTTGACGCGGCTGTCTTGGGGGTCGGTTTCGGTCTTCTCCAACTCCTGGAACTGCGACAGCGCCTCGTCAAGTTTCCGCTGCCCCACATACAGTCCGCCGAGGCGTTTGCGCGCCACCGCGCTGTGCGGATCGGCCTTCAGGACGCGCTGGTACAGATCGATGGCCTTATCCGACTTCTCCTCGGCCTCGTACAGCAGCGCCATGTCGAGGAGGATCATCTCCGACTGGGGGTTCAGCCTCAGGGCTTCCTTATAGGCGCGCTCCGCTTTCTCGAAATTGTGCGCCGCAGCCTGGACACGCCCAAGGTAATAGAACCCCAGAAACGATTGCGGGTTGATCTGCGTCAGCTGATCCAGCGTCTCCACCGCCCGGTCGTACTCGCCTCGCTTGCCGTAGAGCGCGCCGAGGAAAAGGTGGGCTTCTTGATTGCTGGGGTCGATCTCGAGAACCGCTTCGTACTGGCCCGCCGCCTCATTGTCCTGACCGAGCGCCGAAAGGATCCCCGCGAGCAAGATGCGCGCCTGCACGTTCTGAGGATCAAGCTCGACAGCCTTCTCGATTTCCGTGAGCGCTTCCCGCAGCCGATTGGCGCGGACATAGAGCATCGCCAAGCGCTGCCGAAGCAGTGGCGAAGTCGGATCAGCCGCCATCGCCAGCTCGTATTCCTTCAGCGCGACCGTCTGGTCGCCGCGGTTCATCGCAACCTCGGCTTTCAGAAAATGGCCCTCGGCCGTCGCGTCCGGTGGCAACGTCTCGTCCGTGGTCTGGGAGGAACCCAATTCCAGCGCCCACGGAAATGGCTGAGCCGGCAAGGCGGTCCTTCGAATGGCAGCGCATCCCCCCAGAAGCACACAGCCCCCGGTGACCAACACGACCTTCCATCTACGCGGTAAACGCAATTGCATAATCGGTACGTCGTAGCATAGTCGTCCGAGAGCCTTCTATCAATGAAACCCCGCCCGGAGAATTTTCCGGCCGTCGGCAGGTCCGCTGGACCCCTCTCCCGCAATGCCGAACGCCATGGACTGCGCCGATGTCTTCCACTGCCGTAACCGGCAGGATAGATACACCGGTCGGCAAAGGAGACACGATGGAACGCATCCTCGGACCGGAACGCCCTGCCGGACAGGGCTTAGATCACAACCAGGAAGAGTCAGGCAACCGAGCCCTCGTCACGCTCCTAGGGGACCCTCGCGTCCGCGACGAGGTGGATCTGGTCATGACGTGCCGCGATGGCACGTACGAGGTGTGGGCGTCGCGGGGTATGGTCCGCTTCCAGCGCGTCTTGCGGAACAATCAGCTGGACTTCTCCATCGTTGAGCAGATCGGCAGCAACCCGGTCGCCAATCAGTCTCATAGCGCGATCGCCACTTGCCAGGAGGAGCTGCAGGCCGCAGCCGCATCGGGCCACCCAACCGAGGATGGCAACCATGCCTTCATCGAACCCGAGCAGATCAGCTACCCGTATGCCTTTGAGCGCATTGCCCAGCTCTTCGACAGCCCCTACGCCCCGGACCTCGTCATCAGCCCAAAGTGTTACGCCTTCGGCCTCCAGCTCGGCCAGCACGGCGCGCTCGACGTGGTGCAGTCCCGCGCCCCACTGGCATTCGCCGGCCCGGGGATCAGACCGGGGGTCTACGATGGCGCGGCGCGACAGATCGACGTCGCCCCAACCATCTGTCACCTCATGGGCTTTCCGAAGATTGACGGCGCGGACTTCAGCGGCCGCACGGCCAGTCAGCGGGGGGTTGCGCCGGACGTGTACCTGCAACGTCAAGACGGGCGTGTCCTCACCGAGATCGCGCACGGTGCACGACGGCCGGAACGGGCCTACATCGTGGTCTTCGACGGCCTGAGCAACAGCGAGTTGCGCCACCTGCTCGACACGCAGGATTCCGCGATCGCCAATCTCCGCCGCATCCTCGATCGCAGCGCCTTCTTCCGTTTTGGATCGACGGTCAACTTTCCCAGCATCACCTGGCCCAGCCACAGCACCCTGCTCACCGGCGCCTGGTGCGGACACCATGATATCGTGAACCCGACTTACTATGCGCGCGAGTCACGCCAGGCGTTGGCGCCGCAGGGCCAAGGCCTGATGACGGAGGGCTATTTGAGCAGGGACGTAGAAACCTTGTACGAAGCCTTCCATCGCGCTCTCGGACGAGCAGCGTTCACCGCCAGTATTCATGACCCGCAGGGGCGTGGCGCGGACCATGCCCCGCTGGAGCAGCGGGTCGTCTGCCCGCGCGACCGGCTCAAGGCACTGACGCCCGACCTTGTCGCCGCGATCAGCCCGCGTTACCTGGCCGACGGCAAAGAGGGCATACACCGCGAGGCCGTGTTGGACGCGCGCGGCATGGCGCAGCTCATGCTGCTGTTTGACGATCCGACGCACGCGCCACCGGTACTGGTGGCGCATGAGTTTTCCCTCACCGACGGGGCCGGCCACGAGTACGGCCCGCACGGGGACGGCTTACGCGAGGCGGTGGCGGAAACCGACCGCCGCCTCGGCCAGGTGCTCGATATGCTGGAAGCCAAGGGGCTCTTCGATTCCACGCTCTTTGTGTTCACCAGCGACCACGGCATGGCGGTGCAAGACGTGCGCTTGAAAGCGAATCCCGCCCGCCATCTCGAGCGCATCGGGATGAAGGCCGTCACCGGCGAACCGATGATCTGGCTACGTGACCTCGCCGTGACGGTGGAACCAGCCCCGGACGGTCGCACCGCCCGCGTGACCGTGCTCGACAACGATGCGGACGAGTCCGGCGAGCAACCGCCCGTCGCGGACGCGGAAGTGCTCGTGCACTCGCATCCCGACAAGCTAATCGCCAGACTCGCAACCAATGCGGCCGGAATCGCGGGCTTCGCCACGCCCGCCGACCTCGCACCGGCCGCCATCGCCCTCTCTATACACCATCCCGACTATAACCCGCGCCACCTGCGCCTTGACGGCAGCAACTTGGCTGTCGATCCGCGGCAAGAACTGTACGGGAGGCAGTCCTGAGTCCCCTGCCGGAAACTCAGGACTCGAAACCCGGCACCGGTATTAGTTTCCGCCGTACGTGTCGTCTGCCTGACTGATGAGGTGCTCGATCAGGCTTTGCTCGGCGGCGCGGTAGGCGATCGTGCGCAGCATCTCCTGGGTCTGATGGACCAGCGGGATGGCAGCCAGGTGTCCGACGACTTGTGCTGGCGAGAGATGATCGATGGCCTCTTCCATCGACCGCATCACCTCTTCGGGAATCTTCGGTACGGTGACTTGCCCGGCGACATCGAGAGTCGCCAAGAAGCGCTCGGAGAAGTGCCGCTTGGCTTCCTCCTTCTCACCATCGCCGCACTCCAGATGCAGCTTGGCCGCAGCTTTGTCGAACAGTCGATCAAACGCCACCATTACTGTTTCTTTTCCCGTCATCATCGATCCTCAAATACGCTGTCAACCTAACCACGCCGTACTCGGCAATCAAGCCTCACTCACATCATTTGGCCGCCAGCGTAACTGCGTGAATCACCTACTACTTCCGATTGACTGGCCCCCTGCTCCCTCCTAGAGTGGCAGAAGGGCAATAGACGTGCTGGCTGGGAGAAAATCGTGGTTGTGGATGTGGGTCGGCGGATGCGGACTAGCGGCGTGGTGCGCCGTTGCAGCAGCGCAGACGTTCTACAAATGGACCGACGATCAAGGCGTTGTTCATTTCGCCGATGCGCCCCCGCCGGAAGCCCGTCACGTCGAGGAGCGGCATCTTTCCGCTCGGCCCGAGGTGGGCTCCCACAACGAAGGATCAGCGGACACCGAGGCTGCCAAGGGGGATGCGCAAGCCCAGCAGGAGCAGCCGGCGCAGGGCCCGGCCCAGGTCATTGTGACGTCTCGAGAGACCCCCCGCTCGGGACCCTCCACCATGCGTATTACCGGAACGGTGAAGAACGTTGGGGGCGCGGACGCTGAACGCGTCGCGGTGACGATCACTGCGGTCGACAGCACGCAGGGAACGCCGTGCTTGAATGAGGAGGTCGCCGTGAAACCGTCAACGCTGCATCCGGGTGAAACCGGCAGCTTCGATCTCGATCTCGATAGCCCGTGCCTGTTCGGCCAGCCGAACCTCGACATCGCTCCGGTTTGGGGCTGAGCGCCGATTGAAGCCGCATGACCGCACTCCCTCAATGCCGATAGAGTACCGCAAGGACAACGGCGAGCTCGTGTGGGTGCGGAATCCGTTCACCAACACGATCACCTACTTCACCCACGTCCACAAAAAGCGCAGCGGCTTCACACGGCGGGCTCAGGACGAGCTGCTGCGCGGCGCCGACGTTGATCACGCTGCCGTGGCGGCACAACTGCGCCAGGAATTGGAGGCGGCGCCGCGCACCTGCCCCTTCTGTCCGGGGAACGAAGAGCGCACCCCCGAAGAGGTGCTGCGCATCACGGCGCGGGCGGTGTCTGCCGACCGCACCGACAGCGGCTGGCTGATTCGCGCCGTGCCGAATCTCATTCCGCGCATCCCCGAATGCTGCACGGGCGGCCGGAACGAGTCCTACGTGGTCATCGAAGACCCGCGGCACTTCGCCGATAACGCGCAGCGACATGATGACCTTCTCTACTCGGCGCTGCTCCCCTTGACGCAATTTGAAGCCCTGCTGGCTGCCGACGTTGAAGTCGCTCGCCTGGCGTACAGCAACCCGGCGGTGCGCGCGGTGCTGGTACGCAAGAACCAAGGGCGTGAATCCGGCGCCTCGCAACCGCACCTCCACAATCAAGTCATTGGATCGGATCTCCCGTTTCCTCCAGTGCTCCGGGAAGGGGAAGTTACGATCCGCGAGCCGCGCATCTGGGAGGCCATGGTTGTATTCGCGCGCGAACACGGTTTTCTGCTCGAGGAGCGTGACGGCTGCTACGCCTACTTCTGTCCCTTTGGCGTGTTCCCGCACAGCTATGAGGTGGTGTGCTTGCACGATTGGGTGCGCTCGATCGACCTGCCGCCGCAACGCTGGAAAACCTTCGCCGGCTTGCTGCACAACGTGCTCCGACTCTTGGGACCGATCCCTCTCGACTATGAAATCCACGACGGGCCGGGCGTGCCGCTGCACGTGCACGTGAACGCCCGCCATTTTGCATATTCAAACATCGGCGGTACCCTCAATTTGCCGTCCAATCTGGCCGCCAATGTCCACCGCGCGCGCTAGCACCGCTGGCCGCTGCGGCGCGGGCAGCCGGGAGGAAAACAAAGTGCGTTCGAATGATTGACAAGGGAGCGGCCCTCGCATACAAAGCGTCGCGTCTGGGGTGGGGTGAGGAGCTGGCGAAGGACGGAAGTGGAGTGCGTTCAAGTTAAGGATATCAAGAGGGTGCCATGCCAAGCCCCTCAATTCCTGAAAGGAGGATAGTGATGGCAGACACAGCAGCAGCAGTGAAGGAGATCTTCAAGCAGATGCCGGCGAATTTCAACGCCGACGCGGCTAAGGGGATGAACTCCGTTATCCAATTCAACCTGGGTGGCGACGGTGGCGGCACGTGGCACGTCGTGATCAAGGACGGCGCATGCACGACCGGCGAAGGCGCGCATGCATCACCGAACATGACCATGACCATAGCAGCGTCGGACTATGTCGACATGATCTCGGGCAAGCTGAACGGCCAGATGGCGTTCATGAGCGGCAAGCTGAAAATCGCCGGCGACATGGGTCTGGCGATGAAGATGCAGAGCCTCTTCAAGCGCCCGTAACCACCCACCGGTATCGGTCGGAGGCGAGGAGCTTATCAGCCCTCGCCTCCGCTTTTCCCCACCTGGAATTCCAAACAGCCTGTAGCTTTCCGGCCCGTGAGCAGTCATCGGGCCGCGGGGTAATGGTATGCCCCACGGCGGCCGAACTCACCCCTGGATGACCGTCGTTCAATCGACAGCGGAACAGTCCATCTTGGTCGGCATCGTGCGTTCACAGGCCAAGCTGTCCGTCACACCGGAGGCCAGAAAGGCGCACGCATTGGTCGTCGCACCCGAACGGGCCTCACGTTCGGTCGGGCCGTCCACCGTCCGACACACCTCTTGGCCTCGAAAATCGATGCAGACCGAACACCGATAGCCAACAATATGCAGGCTGCGGTAGATGATGAACGCTATGAACAGCAGCAGTACGCCCGCCAGCAACCAGCCGGATCGCTTCCGCGCGCTGCCGGATTTCATGCGACGCATTACT from Candidatus Binatia bacterium harbors:
- a CDS encoding tetratricopeptide repeat protein, with the translated sequence MPAQPFPWALELGSSQTTDETLPPDATAEGHFLKAEVAMNRGDQTVALKEYELAMAADPTSPLLRQRLAMLYVRANRLREALTEIEKAVELDPQNVQARILLAGILSALGQDNEAAGQYEAVLEIDPSNQEAHLFLGALYGKRGEYDRAVETLDQLTQINPQSFLGFYYLGRVQAAAHNFEKAERAYKEALRLNPQSEMILLDMALLYEAEEKSDKAIDLYQRVLKADPHSAVARKRLGGLYVGQRKLDEALSQFQELEKTETDPQDSRVKIGLIYFEKGDYDKAATEFTLVLAVEPDNHRVRYYLASVYTEMKDEQRAAAEFERIPSDSEYYADAAVRIAYIRQKEGRIDDAIAQVKKALDAKADNAELVGLLASLYREKGDLPAAIRLIQAMVEREPNNDKYHFTLGALYDEAKSKEAGIAEMRKAVELNPNNAPALNYLGYTFAETGVQLDEAESLIRRAIALDPTDGFYIDSLGWVYYQRGEYDKAVEQLEHAIELTGEDSTIAEHLADAYCQTGKPEEALRLYQDALSHSKEREQVERIKGKIQVLEGGHSEVGKES
- a CDS encoding alkaline phosphatase family protein, encoding MERILGPERPAGQGLDHNQEESGNRALVTLLGDPRVRDEVDLVMTCRDGTYEVWASRGMVRFQRVLRNNQLDFSIVEQIGSNPVANQSHSAIATCQEELQAAAASGHPTEDGNHAFIEPEQISYPYAFERIAQLFDSPYAPDLVISPKCYAFGLQLGQHGALDVVQSRAPLAFAGPGIRPGVYDGAARQIDVAPTICHLMGFPKIDGADFSGRTASQRGVAPDVYLQRQDGRVLTEIAHGARRPERAYIVVFDGLSNSELRHLLDTQDSAIANLRRILDRSAFFRFGSTVNFPSITWPSHSTLLTGAWCGHHDIVNPTYYARESRQALAPQGQGLMTEGYLSRDVETLYEAFHRALGRAAFTASIHDPQGRGADHAPLEQRVVCPRDRLKALTPDLVAAISPRYLADGKEGIHREAVLDARGMAQLMLLFDDPTHAPPVLVAHEFSLTDGAGHEYGPHGDGLREAVAETDRRLGQVLDMLEAKGLFDSTLFVFTSDHGMAVQDVRLKANPARHLERIGMKAVTGEPMIWLRDLAVTVEPAPDGRTARVTVLDNDADESGEQPPVADAEVLVHSHPDKLIARLATNAAGIAGFATPADLAPAAIALSIHHPDYNPRHLRLDGSNLAVDPRQELYGRQS
- a CDS encoding DUF4124 domain-containing protein; this translates as MLAGRKSWLWMWVGGCGLAAWCAVAAAQTFYKWTDDQGVVHFADAPPPEARHVEERHLSARPEVGSHNEGSADTEAAKGDAQAQQEQPAQGPAQVIVTSRETPRSGPSTMRITGTVKNVGGADAERVAVTITAVDSTQGTPCLNEEVAVKPSTLHPGETGSFDLDLDSPCLFGQPNLDIAPVWG
- a CDS encoding DUF4921 family protein, which gives rise to MKPHDRTPSMPIEYRKDNGELVWVRNPFTNTITYFTHVHKKRSGFTRRAQDELLRGADVDHAAVAAQLRQELEAAPRTCPFCPGNEERTPEEVLRITARAVSADRTDSGWLIRAVPNLIPRIPECCTGGRNESYVVIEDPRHFADNAQRHDDLLYSALLPLTQFEALLAADVEVARLAYSNPAVRAVLVRKNQGRESGASQPHLHNQVIGSDLPFPPVLREGEVTIREPRIWEAMVVFAREHGFLLEERDGCYAYFCPFGVFPHSYEVVCLHDWVRSIDLPPQRWKTFAGLLHNVLRLLGPIPLDYEIHDGPGVPLHVHVNARHFAYSNIGGTLNLPSNLAANVHRAR
- a CDS encoding SCP2 sterol-binding domain-containing protein; translation: MKEIFKQMPANFNADAAKGMNSVIQFNLGGDGGGTWHVVIKDGACTTGEGAHASPNMTMTIAASDYVDMISGKLNGQMAFMSGKLKIAGDMGLAMKMQSLFKRP